AATATCGTCGACCAATGCATGAATCTTGACAATGCTGCCCGCCACCACACGCTTGGCGGTCTGGCCTTCTTCGTCGGTCTGTTGCGCGGCGACGGCGGCGTTCTGAGCACTTTTGGCAACTTCCTGCGCGGCGGCCGACATTTCGTTGATCGCCGTGGCGACCTGATCGGTCTCGTGACGCTGACGCTCCATCGCCTGATCCGAGCGCTGAGCCTGATCGGACACCTGATTCACCAGCCCGGTCAGTTGCGAGGTCATCTCAGTGATCTGGCGCACCAGGCCGTGGATCTTGTCGACAAAACGGTTGAACGAACCGGCGAGCTGGCCGAGTTCGTCCTGGCTGGTGATGGTCAGGCGCCGGGTCAGGTCGCCCTCGCCTGCCGCGATGTCATCGAGGTTGGCTTTCATCAGGTTCAGCGGACGCAGGATGGTGTTGGCCAGCAGCATGCCGGCGGCGGCGATCACCAACAGCACCACCACGGCGATGCCGATGATGCTCAGCAACACGCCTTCCATGCGCTCCTGAACCTTGGCCTCGACCACCGCCACCTGCGCTTCGATGCCGTCGAGGTTGACCGAGGTGCCGACGGCCATGTCCCACTTCGGCAGGTATTCGGTGTAGCCGAGTTTCGGCACCAGCACCTTGGTATTGCCGGGCAATGGCGAGCTGTATTGCAGGTAATGCGTACCGTCCTTGGCGACTTTCACCAGGTCGCGGTTGACGTAGACGCCGTTCGGATCACGGTTGTCCTTGAAGCTTTGGCCCACGCCTTCGGGGCTGTTGGCCTTGAACAGGCGCACGGTGTTGGAGTCGTAGCCGAAGAAGTAACCTTCCTTGCCGTAGCTGACGCTCGACAGCAATTTGATCACCTGGGCCCGCGCCGCGTCGTCACCCGGGGCTGCGGCGT
This DNA window, taken from Pseudomonas fluorescens NCIMB 11764, encodes the following:
- a CDS encoding methyl-accepting chemotaxis protein — its product is MRMSLKAKVLSLAVLPVLLFALVISLTTLFVLQEQARKEVEETRQRLLSDAKATLQSYVAVAMTTIKPLYDAAAPGDDAARAQVIKLLSSVSYGKEGYFFGYDSNTVRLFKANSPEGVGQSFKDNRDPNGVYVNRDLVKVAKDGTHYLQYSSPLPGNTKVLVPKLGYTEYLPKWDMAVGTSVNLDGIEAQVAVVEAKVQERMEGVLLSIIGIAVVVLLVIAAAGMLLANTILRPLNLMKANLDDIAAGEGDLTRRLTITSQDELGQLAGSFNRFVDKIHGLVRQITEMTSQLTGLVNQVSDQAQRSDQAMERQRHETDQVATAINEMSAAAQEVAKSAQNAAVAAQQTDEEGQTAKRVVAGSIVKIHALVDDIRSSGVSLDSLQKDVSSIVSVLGVIRSIAEQTNLLALNAAIEAARAGEAGRGFAVVADEVRALASRTQISTQEIQGMIDRLQAGTQSAVEAMRRSSEAGDGTSAQANEAGASLDTMAQLIGTINSMNAQIASAAEEQTAVAEEINRSVHQIAVAVDNVADETQLGAQTSRSLADLGQRLGSLVGQFRI